In the Drosophila takahashii strain IR98-3 E-12201 chromosome 3R, DtakHiC1v2, whole genome shotgun sequence genome, one interval contains:
- the Obp99b gene encoding general odorant-binding protein 99b, with translation MKVLIVLLLGLTLALAGHDHHHHESYVVKSHDDLVTYRSYCAEKVHAGEELVEKYKKWQYPDDAVTHCYLECIFEKFGFYDAEHGFDVHKIHVQLAGGNAEVNHSDETHQKIAHCAESHKEGDSCSKAYHAGMCFMNANLQLVQHSVHA, from the coding sequence ATGAAGGTACTCATCGTTCTCCTTTTGGGTCTGACCTTGGCCCTCGCCGGCCACGATCACCATCACCACGAGTCCTATGTGGTGAAGAGCCACGACGATCTGGTCACCTATCGCTCCTACTGCGCCGAGAAGGTTCACGCCGGCGAGGAGCTGGTGGAGAAGTACAAGAAGTGGCAGTATCCCGATGACGCTGTGACCCACTGCTACCTGGAGTGCATCTTCGAGAAGTTCGGCTTCTACGACGCGGAGCACGGCTTCGATGTCCACAAGATCCATGTTCAGCTGGCCGGTGGCAATGCCGAGGTGAATCACTCGGATGAGACGCACCAGAAGATCGCCCACTGCGCCGAAAGCCACAAGGAGGGCGACTCCTGCTCAAAGGCCTACCACGCCGGCATGTGCTTCATGAACGCCAATCTACAGCTGGTGCAGCACAGTGTCCACGCCTAG
- the Obp99d gene encoding uncharacterized protein Obp99d codes for MNHSSLEIICCLLILIALRTEAVSVWKLPTSEQVYEDLENCRLETQEENADTLRCLVKKLGLWTDESGYNGKRIAKIFAGHNQMEELMLVVDYCNRKERNVAHLDDWAFEAYRCATSGQFGHWIKDFMSQKEVK; via the coding sequence ATGAATCACTCAAGTCTGGAGATTATCTGCTGTCTGCTCATTTTAATAGCCTTAAGAACGGAAGCAGTTTCGGTTTGGAAATTACCAACCTCGGAGCAAGTGTACGAGGATCTGGAGAATTGTCGCCTAGAAACCCAGGAAGAAAATGCAGACACCTTGCGATGTTTGGTTAAAAAACTGGGACTTTGGACCGATGAGAGTGGCTACAATGGCAAGCGGATAGCAAAGATCTTCGCCGGGCACAACCAAATGGAGGAACTGATGCTGGTGGTGGATTACTGCAACCGGAAGGAGCGGAATGTAGCGCATTTGGATGACTGGGCCTTTGAGGCCTACAGGTGCGCCACTTCCGGTCAGTTTGGTCATTGGATAAAGGATTTCATGAGCCAAAAGGAAGTtaagtaa